The nucleotide sequence GACATCGAGGTCGAGTCGGAGGAGCCGTCCGGTGACGGCACCGCCGTCACCGTGAGCTACCGGGCCGGGGGGCACACCGGCACCACCACGTTCCACGTCGCCCAGGACGGCTGGGCGGGCGTCACCCCGAACTGGCGGTTCACGACCAGCCCGCTCGCGGTCGTGGAGCTCACGGTGCGAGGCTCCGACCGGTTCGCCGTGAACGGGTTCGAGGTCGACCGCCGCCAGGTGTCCGCCGACGGTCCCGCGGCGCAGCCCCTCGACCCGCTGCCCCTGCTCGTCTTCACCCCCGGTGTCTATTCCGTCACCGTCGACACGGCGATCTCGGAGTCATCGGGCCACGGCGTGCTCGCGGACACGCCTCTCGCCGTCACTCCCCTCGACGTGCAGACGGAGCCGACGGCGGCGTTCGTCGACGTGGTGCAGGAGCGCGTCGAGGAGTTCCTCACGGCGTGCACCACGCAGGAGGTGCTGCAGCCCACGGCGTGCCCGTTCGGCCTGCGCGTGGAGAACAGGATCGCCGCGCCGCCGAAGTGGTCGATCGCCCAGCAGCCCGAGATCATGGTCGCCCCCTCGGACGACGGCCACTGGCAGATCCCGCCGACGAACGCGGTGGCGCACGTCGAGGTCGAGATCCAGTCGCTGTTCGACGGGTCAGTGGAGCCGGTCTCCGAAGACGTCCCGTTCCGCCTGAACGGCTCCATCGTCATCCTGCCCGACGGCTCCGCCTCGATCCGCGTCGGCTCCCCGGACGACCCCGGGGAGTGACGGCGCGACGGCGTCAGCGGCGCTCGCGCTCGGCAATGCGCTGATCGCGAGCGGCGAGGTCGGCGAGCCGGGCGTTGTACTCCTCCAGCTCGGCGTCCCCCGTGCGGTCGGCATGCCGGTCGCGGCGGCGCTGGAGCTTGGTGTCGCTCCGGCTCCACTGGATGGCGACCGTGATCGCGAGGATGAGCGTGGGGATCTCGCCGATCGACCACGCGATGCCACCGCCCACGTACTGGTCGGTCATCGGGTCGGCGCCCCAGTCGCGGCCCATCGCCCCGAACCAGTCCGCGACCATCAGGCCCTCCTGCATCATGATCGCCATGCCGAAGAACGCGTGCATGGCCATCACGGCGATGAGGGTGATGAGCCGACCGGGGTAGGGCAGGCGATACGGCACCGGATCGGCGCCGATCAGGCTCATCACGAACAGGTAGCCGGAGATCAGGAAGTGGATGACCATCCACTCGTGCCCGAGGTGCTCGTACATCGACCAGCGCACCAGATCGGTGAAGTAGAAGGCCCAGAGCGAGAGGATGAAGATCGCCGCCGCGACGATGGGGTGCGTCACGACCCGCGCGAAGGGCGAGTGCACGGCCCACATGATCCACTCGCGCCCGCCGCGGGTGCCGTCGTCGCGCTTGTGGATCGCGCGCAGCGCGAGGGTGATCGGGGCGCCGGTGACGAGGAGCAGCGGGATCGCCATCGAGAGCATCATGTGCCCCAGCATGTGCACGCTGAACAGGTACTCCTGGTACGCGTTGATGGGACCGCCGGTCACCCACACCAGCAGGAGAAGCCCGAGCACCCAGAAGATCGTGCGGTGCAGCGGCCAGCGGTCGCCGCGCCGCCGGAGCCGGCGCACGCCCGCGAGGTAGAAGAACAGCCCGAAGCCGGCCGCCACCAGCCACAGCACGTCGATGTCCCACGCCGTGAACCAGCGCTCCAGCGTGAGCTCGGGCGGCAGCAGCGACCCGGTGAGGATCTGCGCCGGGGTCTGGGCGAACGCCGCGACCTCGCCGGTGGGCGGGGGCGTGCGGGCGAGGGCGGCCGCGGCACCGGATGCGAGGCCCATGAGCGCCACCTCCCCGAGCACCAGGGCCCAGAACCACCGGGACGCCCGCTCTCCGCGGAGCCGCGGGATCAGGCGGGCGCGGTACCACGCGCCGAGCAGACCCATGCCGAGCAGCAGGACGGCCTTGACGACGACGATGAGGCCATACGGGGTGGTCCAGACCGCCTCCCAGCTGCCGACGGCCACGATCGACCGGGTGAAGCCGGAGAGCGCGACGACCGCGAAAGCCGCGATCGCCACGGACGAGTAGCGTCCGACGAGGGTGGGCAGGTCGAGCCCCTGCTGCCCGCGGAGGAGCACCAGGAGCAGCAGACCTCCGAGCCAGACCGCGGCGCCGATCGTGTGCAGGAGGATCGAGTTGACCGCCATGTTGTGACCGTCGAGGTCGCCCGCGTGGCCCTGCGTCGCGAGCGGCAGGAACGACACCGCGGCCAGCAGCGCGGTTATCAGGGTCGGCGTCCACGTGCGCCACGCGAACGCGAGGACGGTGATGATCGCGCCG is from Microbacterium sp. BLY and encodes:
- a CDS encoding cytochrome c oxidase assembly protein, encoding MSSRTETPRSTSAYRLAGIVILLVAAGAALVWALLVGGGANPPLLQDPGPVVLWGTPLAKLVMNIAGAVMLGSLVLALFGLRAGERTFDTALNVASIGAAAFTVSAGLAGFFSFMAAFNPQLSIEREFGSQLGRFLLELPLGQSWLITTVLGAIITVLAFAWRTWTPTLITALLAAVSFLPLATQGHAGDLDGHNMAVNSILLHTIGAAVWLGGLLLLVLLRGQQGLDLPTLVGRYSSVAIAAFAVVALSGFTRSIVAVGSWEAVWTTPYGLIVVVKAVLLLGMGLLGAWYRARLIPRLRGERASRWFWALVLGEVALMGLASGAAAALARTPPPTGEVAAFAQTPAQILTGSLLPPELTLERWFTAWDIDVLWLVAAGFGLFFYLAGVRRLRRRGDRWPLHRTIFWVLGLLLLVWVTGGPINAYQEYLFSVHMLGHMMLSMAIPLLLVTGAPITLALRAIHKRDDGTRGGREWIMWAVHSPFARVVTHPIVAAAIFILSLWAFYFTDLVRWSMYEHLGHEWMVIHFLISGYLFVMSLIGADPVPYRLPYPGRLITLIAVMAMHAFFGMAIMMQEGLMVADWFGAMGRDWGADPMTDQYVGGGIAWSIGEIPTLILAITVAIQWSRSDTKLQRRRDRHADRTGDAELEEYNARLADLAARDQRIAERERR